In Amycolatopsis coloradensis, one genomic interval encodes:
- a CDS encoding DUF445 domain-containing protein, whose translation MDAVIADLGEHWPVYVSMPFIAALIGYVTKRVAIEMMFKPVEFVGVKPFLGWQGVLPANAERMAATATEILTTNLVDPKEIFARLDPAQVAKEIEQPLLRIVEDVTREVMEQYQPRLWEVLPNTAQQLLLKRVQAEAPRAITKIMGEIAENIEDVLDLKHMVVTNLVRDKALLNRLIRDISRPEMRFIARSGIVFGFSLGCVQLLVWALTKSPIVLPLFGIGIGWFTDWIALKMIFLPREPKRFFGFYTWQGVFQKRKDQVSADYGDMIAREIITIPNLLEAVLSGPKSDKLFTMITREVQRTIDAQASVVKPFVALAVGSRRFQEMKQTAAAKAAARIPETIRHAESYAVNALDVRNTIVDRMRRLNPLEFEQLLRPAFRQDEWKLIAVGAVIGGLVGELQVLLLLH comes from the coding sequence GTGGACGCCGTCATCGCCGATCTCGGCGAGCACTGGCCGGTGTACGTCAGCATGCCGTTCATCGCCGCGCTGATCGGCTACGTCACCAAACGCGTCGCCATCGAGATGATGTTCAAACCGGTGGAATTCGTCGGTGTGAAGCCGTTCCTCGGCTGGCAGGGAGTGCTGCCGGCCAACGCCGAGCGGATGGCCGCGACCGCCACCGAGATACTTACGACCAATCTCGTCGACCCGAAGGAGATCTTCGCCAGGCTCGACCCGGCCCAGGTGGCGAAGGAGATCGAGCAGCCACTCCTGCGGATCGTCGAGGACGTCACGCGCGAGGTGATGGAGCAGTACCAGCCCAGACTCTGGGAAGTACTCCCGAACACCGCACAGCAGCTGCTGCTCAAACGGGTGCAGGCCGAGGCGCCGCGCGCGATCACGAAGATCATGGGCGAGATCGCGGAGAACATCGAGGACGTGCTCGACCTCAAGCACATGGTCGTGACGAACCTGGTGCGCGACAAAGCCTTGCTGAACCGGCTGATCCGCGACATCTCGCGGCCGGAGATGCGGTTCATCGCGCGGTCGGGGATCGTGTTCGGGTTCTCGCTCGGCTGCGTGCAGCTGCTGGTGTGGGCGCTGACGAAGTCGCCGATCGTGCTGCCGCTGTTCGGTATCGGCATCGGCTGGTTCACCGACTGGATCGCCCTGAAGATGATCTTCCTGCCGCGGGAGCCGAAGCGGTTCTTCGGCTTCTACACCTGGCAAGGCGTGTTCCAGAAACGCAAGGACCAGGTCTCCGCCGACTACGGCGACATGATCGCACGCGAGATCATCACCATCCCCAACCTGCTCGAAGCCGTGTTGAGCGGGCCGAAGTCGGACAAGCTGTTCACGATGATCACGCGCGAGGTGCAGCGGACGATCGACGCGCAGGCGAGCGTCGTGAAGCCGTTCGTCGCGCTGGCCGTCGGGAGCAGGCGGTTCCAGGAGATGAAACAGACGGCGGCGGCGAAGGCGGCGGCACGGATCCCGGAGACGATCCGCCACGCCGAGAGCTACGCGGTCAACGCGCTCGACGTCCGGAACACCATTGTGGACAGAATGCGGCGGCTGAACCCGCTCGAATTCGAGCAGCTGCTGCGCCCGGCGTTCCGACAGGACGAGTGGAAGCTGATCGCCGTCGGCGCGGTGATCGGGGGCCTTGTCGGTGAACTTCAGGTGCTTCTGCTGCTTCACTGA
- a CDS encoding DUF445 domain-containing protein: MDISAILEDIREHWHVYATMPFIAALIGYITKRVAIEMMFRPLEFVGIKPFLGWQGVIPANSRRMATTAVDLVTKNLVDPQEIFSRLDPEEVVKELEEPLLKAVEDVTREVMEQYQPRLWELLPTRAQRMLVDQVRAQAPKVVAKLMREVSTNIDEVLDVNEMLINAMVRDKSLTCRLIKEVATPELRFIARSGIWFGFVIGLIQFVAWAVTKQPLIMPIFGFVTGFVTDWLALKMIFYPREPRRFLFFSWQGMFQKRRQAVAKDYGALIADEVLTVRNVMEAVLTGPKSDKLFTMITREVQRTIDAQASIAKPLVALTVGGVQYQEMKKAAAEKAIAYLPETVKHVESYATDALDVRNTIVTKMQQLTPLEFEGILRPAFQQDEWKLIAVGAVIGGLVGELQVLLLLH; encoded by the coding sequence TTGGACATCTCGGCGATCCTCGAAGACATCCGCGAGCATTGGCACGTCTACGCCACGATGCCCTTCATCGCCGCGCTCATCGGGTACATCACGAAACGCGTCGCCATCGAGATGATGTTCCGGCCGCTGGAGTTCGTCGGGATCAAACCCTTCCTCGGCTGGCAGGGGGTCATCCCGGCCAACTCGCGCCGGATGGCGACCACCGCCGTCGACCTGGTGACCAAGAACCTCGTCGATCCGCAGGAGATCTTCTCCCGGCTCGATCCCGAGGAGGTGGTCAAGGAACTCGAGGAGCCGCTCCTCAAGGCCGTCGAGGACGTCACCCGCGAGGTCATGGAGCAGTACCAGCCCAGACTGTGGGAACTGCTGCCGACCCGGGCGCAGCGCATGCTGGTCGACCAGGTCCGGGCGCAGGCGCCGAAGGTCGTCGCGAAGCTGATGCGCGAGGTGTCGACGAACATCGACGAGGTCCTCGACGTCAACGAGATGCTGATCAACGCGATGGTCCGCGACAAATCGCTGACCTGCCGCCTGATCAAGGAGGTCGCGACGCCGGAGCTCCGCTTCATCGCCCGGTCCGGTATCTGGTTCGGCTTCGTCATCGGCCTGATCCAGTTCGTCGCGTGGGCGGTGACGAAGCAGCCGTTGATCATGCCGATCTTCGGTTTCGTCACCGGCTTCGTCACGGACTGGCTGGCGCTGAAGATGATCTTCTACCCGCGCGAGCCGCGCCGGTTCCTGTTCTTCAGCTGGCAGGGCATGTTCCAGAAACGCCGCCAGGCGGTCGCCAAGGACTACGGCGCGCTGATCGCGGACGAGGTGCTCACCGTGCGGAACGTGATGGAGGCCGTGCTCACCGGGCCCAAGTCGGACAAGCTGTTCACGATGATCACCCGCGAGGTGCAGCGCACCATCGACGCGCAGGCGAGCATCGCGAAACCCTTGGTGGCGCTGACCGTCGGCGGGGTCCAGTACCAGGAGATGAAGAAGGCCGCGGCGGAGAAGGCGATCGCGTATCTCCCCGAAACGGTGAAACACGTGGAGAGCTACGCCACTGACGCGCTCGACGTCCGCAACACCATCGTCACGAAGATGCAGCAGCTGACCCCGCTCGAGTTCGAGGGGATCCTGCGACCCGCCTTCCAGCAGGACGAATGGAAGCTGATCGCGGTCGGCGCGGTGATCGGCGGGCTCGTGGGTGAACTTCAGGTCCTGCTACTCCTCCACTGA